The Nocardia arthritidis genome has a window encoding:
- a CDS encoding NCS2 family permease, giving the protein MTQVQTQSPASRQAIGSTALEKLFRLRERGTTITREIRGGVTTFVAMAYVILLVPLILGGVKDVNGASLSIAQLTTATAFSAGLSTILMGVVGNVPLALAAGLGVVPVVAFQAAPHMTWPQTMGLVFLMGVIIVIMAATGLRTLIINAIPIGLKNAIGVGIGLFIAMIGLVSSGVVGHGASDGPPVTLGQSGHLVGWPVVVFAVGLVLMLALYVRKVPGAILISIAVATVVAVVINSLARIDPKSWGTVVPKTPQKLFAAPDFGLMLHIDPLGGFATAGALTAGVVLFTLVLTGFFDAMGTVFGVCDEAGLLDERGTMPGLGKVLTVDGVGQIIGGLSGGAGNTVYVESATGVGEGARTGLTSLVTGGLFCLAVFFTPLAGVVPIQAAAPALVLVGALMMTQARKIDWTDLEVAVPAFLTIILMPFTYSITNGVGAGLIALLVIKTARGKFREVHWLLWVVGAVFACYFGISAIELLLGG; this is encoded by the coding sequence ATGACCCAAGTACAGACCCAATCTCCCGCATCGCGGCAGGCGATTGGTTCGACCGCGCTCGAGAAGTTGTTTCGACTGCGTGAACGCGGAACCACTATAACCCGGGAAATCCGCGGCGGTGTCACCACATTCGTCGCTATGGCGTATGTCATACTCCTGGTCCCGCTGATCCTCGGCGGCGTCAAGGACGTCAACGGGGCATCGCTCAGCATTGCCCAACTCACCACGGCCACCGCGTTTTCCGCGGGGCTGAGCACCATCCTCATGGGTGTCGTCGGCAATGTGCCGCTGGCCCTGGCGGCCGGTCTCGGCGTGGTTCCGGTGGTCGCCTTCCAGGCGGCGCCGCATATGACCTGGCCGCAGACCATGGGCCTGGTCTTCCTGATGGGCGTGATCATCGTGATCATGGCCGCGACCGGGCTGCGGACACTGATCATCAACGCCATCCCGATCGGGCTGAAAAACGCCATCGGCGTGGGCATCGGCCTGTTCATCGCGATGATCGGACTGGTGTCCTCCGGCGTCGTCGGGCACGGTGCCAGCGATGGTCCACCGGTGACGCTCGGGCAGAGCGGGCACCTCGTCGGTTGGCCCGTAGTGGTTTTCGCCGTCGGGCTGGTCCTGATGCTCGCGCTCTACGTCCGGAAAGTGCCCGGCGCCATCCTGATCAGCATCGCGGTCGCGACCGTTGTCGCCGTCGTGATCAATTCGCTGGCCAGGATCGATCCGAAGTCCTGGGGCACGGTGGTGCCGAAGACGCCGCAAAAGCTGTTCGCCGCACCGGATTTCGGGTTGATGCTGCATATCGATCCGCTCGGCGGCTTCGCCACCGCGGGCGCGCTGACGGCGGGTGTCGTGCTGTTCACCCTGGTGCTCACCGGGTTCTTCGACGCCATGGGAACGGTTTTCGGGGTATGTGACGAGGCCGGGCTGCTCGACGAGCGCGGCACCATGCCGGGGCTCGGCAAGGTGCTCACCGTCGACGGCGTCGGCCAGATCATCGGTGGTCTCAGCGGCGGTGCGGGCAACACCGTGTACGTCGAGTCCGCGACGGGTGTCGGTGAGGGTGCCCGCACCGGACTCACCAGCCTGGTGACCGGCGGATTGTTCTGCCTCGCAGTGTTTTTCACACCGCTCGCGGGTGTGGTGCCGATCCAGGCCGCTGCGCCCGCGCTGGTATTGGTCGGCGCGCTGATGATGACCCAGGCCCGCAAGATCGACTGGACGGATCTGGAGGTGGCGGTACCGGCGTTCCTCACCATCATCCTGATGCCGTTCACCTACTCGATCACCAACGGTGTCGGCGCGGGTCTGATCGCGCTGCTGGTGATCAAGACGGCGCGCGGCAAATTCCGCGAGGTGCACTGGTTGCTCTGGGTGGTCGGCGCCGTATTCGCCTGTTACTTCGGGATTTCCGCGATCGAGCTGCTGCTCGGCGGATAG
- a CDS encoding XdhC family protein, producing MRDLAAELGKWHAARKNYAVASVIGITGSAPRPLGAAMAVDDEGTVIGSISGGCVEGAVYELCREALRTGTPVRESFGYSDDDAFAVGLTCGGVIEVFVQPVGEAERSVLDTVLRAVEPVALVRDLRSGEAMAVGASWIVGTEFDATVAAEARAMLEFGATGVRVLGCADRERTVFIESQVPPPRMIVFGAIDFAGAVARIGKFLGYHVTVCDARPVFATKARFPEADEVVVSWPDRYLAGTQVDSRTVLCVLTHEAKFDVPLLEVALRLPVAYVGAMGSRRTHADRMARLRAVGLTEAELAHLRSPIGLDLGGRTAEETAVSIAAEIIALRRGGSGLPLGTSGAPIHRDSVPVPEVAVPDTLEFAEFDVSPGRPARHG from the coding sequence ATGCGTGACCTCGCGGCAGAACTCGGGAAATGGCATGCGGCGCGGAAGAATTACGCCGTTGCCTCGGTCATCGGCATCACCGGAAGCGCGCCCCGGCCGCTCGGTGCCGCCATGGCCGTCGACGATGAGGGCACAGTGATCGGAAGTATTTCCGGTGGCTGTGTGGAAGGCGCCGTTTACGAGCTCTGCCGCGAGGCACTTCGCACCGGAACGCCGGTGCGCGAAAGCTTCGGGTACAGCGACGACGACGCGTTCGCGGTCGGGCTGACCTGCGGGGGCGTCATCGAGGTCTTCGTGCAGCCGGTGGGGGAGGCCGAACGGTCCGTCTTGGATACGGTGCTGCGGGCGGTCGAACCCGTTGCGCTGGTGCGTGATCTGCGTTCCGGCGAGGCGATGGCCGTCGGCGCGTCCTGGATCGTCGGGACGGAATTCGATGCCACCGTCGCCGCCGAGGCGCGGGCGATGCTCGAATTCGGCGCGACCGGGGTGCGGGTGCTCGGCTGCGCCGATCGGGAGCGCACCGTCTTCATCGAGTCGCAGGTGCCGCCGCCGCGGATGATCGTGTTCGGCGCAATCGATTTCGCGGGCGCGGTGGCGCGGATCGGGAAGTTCCTCGGCTACCACGTCACCGTGTGCGACGCCCGGCCGGTGTTCGCGACGAAGGCGCGGTTCCCGGAGGCGGACGAGGTGGTGGTTTCCTGGCCGGACCGCTATCTGGCCGGTACGCAGGTGGATTCGCGCACCGTGCTGTGCGTGCTGACGCACGAGGCGAAATTCGATGTGCCACTGCTGGAGGTGGCGCTGCGGCTGCCGGTGGCCTATGTCGGCGCGATGGGCTCGCGCCGCACCCACGCGGACCGGATGGCCCGGCTGCGCGCCGTTGGATTGACCGAAGCCGAACTGGCGCACCTGCGTTCGCCGATCGGGTTGGATCTGGGCGGACGCACCGCGGAGGAGACCGCGGTATCCATCGCGGCCGAGATCATCGCGTTGCGCCGCGGCGGCTCCGGCCTGCCGCTCGGCACGAGCGGCGCCCCGATCCACCGGGACAGCGTGCCGGTGCCCGAGGTCGCGGTGCCGGATACCCTCGAATTCGCGGAGTTCGATGTGTCGCCGGGTCGTCCGGCTCGGCATGGGTGA
- a CDS encoding thiamine-binding protein: protein MRLRAEFTTEPFRGEGDPPPHATEALAALEKLGLTCEFGPLGTLVAGPAAALLPALQQMLVVAFGNGASRVTLQVERDDD from the coding sequence ATGCGATTACGCGCGGAGTTCACCACCGAGCCCTTCCGTGGCGAGGGCGATCCGCCGCCGCATGCCACCGAGGCCTTGGCCGCGCTGGAGAAGCTCGGTCTCACATGCGAATTCGGCCCGCTCGGCACGTTGGTGGCCGGTCCGGCCGCGGCGCTGCTCCCGGCGTTGCAGCAGATGCTGGTGGTGGCCTTCGGCAACGGTGCATCACGGGTGACGCTGCAGGTCGAGCGGGACGATGACTGA
- a CDS encoding helix-turn-helix domain-containing protein has translation MTESPRPDRTHPVLVTIAPLLERVGATLIPAADCAADDVPLVWEGATLACVRLGVADGIERLLREVAAEFDRPLAELPRADKQRAVRLLEERGAFSYRRSAETVAEALGVTRFTIYNYLNRTRS, from the coding sequence ATGACTGAATCGCCCAGGCCCGACCGCACGCATCCGGTGCTGGTCACCATCGCACCGCTGCTGGAACGCGTTGGCGCGACGCTGATTCCGGCCGCCGACTGTGCCGCCGACGATGTGCCGCTGGTGTGGGAGGGTGCGACGCTCGCCTGCGTGCGGCTCGGCGTCGCGGACGGTATCGAGCGCCTGCTGCGGGAGGTCGCGGCCGAATTCGACCGGCCGCTAGCGGAATTGCCGCGCGCGGACAAGCAGCGCGCGGTGCGGTTGCTGGAGGAACGCGGTGCGTTCAGCTATCGCAGGTCCGCCGAGACGGTGGCCGAGGCGCTGGGGGTCACCCGGTTCACCATCTACAACTACCTCAACCGCACTCGCTCCTGA
- the uraD gene encoding 2-oxo-4-hydroxy-4-carboxy-5-ureidoimidazoline decarboxylase: protein MLTIDEFNGLGSERLLPALLECCDAPRWANALLGARPYRDLNSLLDTSDRLAGEFTPAEVDRALSAHPRIGERRDGADRGAAWSRAEQSGISADAATALAAANRRYENRFGRVFLICATGLTADEVLTALAARLDNDEETEIRVIAAELGKIARLRLRRVIAE, encoded by the coding sequence ATGCTCACAATCGACGAGTTCAACGGGTTGGGGAGCGAACGACTGTTGCCCGCGCTGCTCGAATGCTGCGACGCACCGCGATGGGCGAACGCCCTGCTCGGCGCCCGGCCGTATCGGGATCTCAACAGCCTGCTCGACACCTCCGATCGCCTCGCGGGCGAGTTCACCCCGGCCGAGGTGGACCGCGCGTTGTCCGCTCACCCGCGCATCGGCGAGCGCCGCGACGGCGCGGACCGTGGCGCGGCCTGGTCCCGCGCGGAACAGTCGGGAATATCCGCCGACGCGGCGACCGCGTTGGCTGCGGCGAATCGCCGGTACGAGAACAGATTCGGGCGCGTCTTCCTGATCTGCGCGACCGGTCTGACCGCCGACGAGGTGCTGACCGCGCTGGCGGCGCGCCTCGACAACGACGAGGAAACCGAAATCCGGGTGATCGCCGCCGAACTCGGGAAGATCGCCCGCCTGCGGCTGCGGAGGGTGATCGCGGAATGA
- the uraH gene encoding hydroxyisourate hydrolase produces MSAVTTHVLDTALGVPAAGVPVRLELAGAGVLGAGVTDLDGRIRELGPDHLESGCYRLVFDVAQYGVATGQDYFLTTVDIGFTPVEGRAHYHIPLLLSPFACSVYRGS; encoded by the coding sequence ATGAGCGCTGTCACAACGCATGTCCTCGATACGGCGCTGGGTGTACCGGCCGCCGGAGTTCCGGTGCGGCTGGAGCTGGCCGGCGCGGGCGTACTCGGCGCCGGTGTTACCGACCTTGATGGCCGGATCCGGGAGCTGGGCCCCGACCACCTCGAATCCGGTTGCTACCGACTCGTTTTCGACGTCGCCCAGTACGGCGTCGCCACCGGGCAGGACTACTTCCTCACCACGGTGGATATCGGCTTCACGCCTGTCGAGGGGCGCGCGCACTACCACATACCGCTGCTGCTCAGCCCATTCGCCTGTTCCGTTTACCGAGGGAGTTGA
- the pucL gene encoding factor-independent urate hydroxylase: MAIQLGHNQYGKAESRVVRVYRDTDRHVIRDLNVSSALRGRFGDAHITGDQRDVLPTDTQKNTAFSFAKEKGVRAIEEFALTLADHFIARCPGADGARVEIEEYAWDRIPVDGAGHDHSFVRAEGGVRNTVVNMDGYGDQRRTHVITGIRDLLLLKSTGSEFHGFFTDKYTTLRPTEDRIMATSLVARWRYDHTEVDWDKSYASIRATLLRQFAVVHSMALQQTLYSMGRAALEQHREVAEIKFSAPNKHHFLVDLSPFQVENPGEVFIAADRPYGLIEASVHRDDATPAGNAWLGVPGFC, from the coding sequence ATGGCAATCCAGCTTGGACACAATCAGTACGGCAAGGCCGAGAGCCGGGTGGTGCGGGTCTACCGCGACACCGATCGGCACGTCATCCGCGATCTCAATGTCTCATCGGCGCTGCGCGGCCGGTTCGGCGATGCGCACATCACCGGTGACCAGCGCGACGTCCTGCCCACCGACACCCAGAAGAACACCGCTTTCTCCTTCGCCAAGGAGAAGGGTGTGCGCGCCATCGAGGAATTCGCGCTGACGCTGGCCGACCATTTCATCGCACGCTGCCCCGGCGCCGACGGCGCGCGCGTGGAAATCGAGGAGTACGCCTGGGACCGGATTCCGGTAGACGGTGCGGGACACGATCATTCGTTCGTGCGGGCCGAGGGCGGCGTGCGCAACACGGTCGTCAATATGGACGGCTACGGCGACCAACGCCGCACCCACGTGATCACCGGCATCCGAGATCTGTTGCTGCTCAAGTCGACCGGCTCGGAATTCCACGGCTTCTTCACCGACAAGTACACCACCCTGCGGCCGACCGAGGACCGCATCATGGCGACCTCACTGGTCGCGCGGTGGCGCTACGACCATACGGAGGTGGACTGGGACAAGTCCTATGCCTCGATTCGCGCGACCCTGCTGCGCCAGTTCGCGGTGGTGCATTCGATGGCGTTGCAGCAGACCCTCTACAGCATGGGTCGCGCTGCGCTGGAACAGCATCGGGAGGTCGCCGAGATCAAATTCTCCGCCCCGAACAAGCATCACTTCCTGGTGGATCTGAGCCCGTTCCAGGTGGAGAATCCGGGCGAGGTGTTCATCGCCGCCGACCGTCCCTACGGTCTGATCGAGGCGAGCGTGCACCGCGACGATGCGACCCCGGCGGGCAACGCCTGGCTCGGGGTGCCCGGATTCTGTTGA
- a CDS encoding nucleobase:cation symporter-2 family protein: protein MKLTGRQRHPGTEDERYPLPKLVVYGTQHILTMYGGVIAPPLIVGGAAGLSGADMALLVTAGLFVSGVATLLQTIGIGCIGSRLPIVQGISFASVSTMVTIAHSGGLREVYGAIIVAGLIGLVLSSFFAKLVRLFPAVVTGTIITAIGLSLLPVAFQWAMGNDPRQPGYGSMGNIGFAGLTLLIILVLSRVFQGAISRLSILIGLVLGTAAAALAGKADFGAVAHTKVVALPQFLPSGAPTFEIGAIVSMTIVILVIMTETTADILAIGEIVGTTVDSGRVADGLRADMAATAVAPLFGAFPCSAFAQNVGLVALTGIRSRFAVAAGGAVLLLLGLVPAIGAIVAGIPYPVLGGAGIVLFGSVAASGIRTLARVRFQDNLNMVIVAVSLAAGLIPIAAPTFWDAFPRSFAVVAHSGISVTALVAIVLNLLFNELTIGNRSGASVFTAAADERDGFGDRIDDDIRD from the coding sequence ATGAAACTCACTGGGCGACAAAGGCATCCGGGCACCGAGGACGAACGCTATCCGCTGCCGAAACTCGTCGTCTACGGCACACAGCACATCCTCACCATGTACGGCGGGGTGATCGCGCCGCCGCTCATCGTCGGCGGGGCGGCGGGACTGTCCGGCGCGGATATGGCGCTGCTGGTCACCGCGGGACTGTTCGTCTCGGGTGTCGCCACCCTGCTGCAGACCATCGGGATCGGCTGTATCGGCAGCAGATTGCCTATCGTGCAAGGCATTTCGTTCGCCAGCGTATCGACGATGGTGACCATCGCGCATTCCGGCGGGCTGCGGGAGGTCTACGGGGCGATCATCGTCGCCGGGCTCATCGGCCTGGTGCTCTCCTCGTTCTTCGCGAAACTGGTCCGGCTGTTCCCGGCCGTGGTGACCGGCACGATCATCACCGCGATCGGATTGTCGCTGCTGCCGGTCGCATTCCAGTGGGCGATGGGCAACGATCCGCGCCAACCCGGATACGGGTCGATGGGCAATATCGGCTTCGCCGGCCTCACCCTGTTGATCATCCTGGTGCTCAGCCGGGTGTTCCAGGGTGCGATCTCGCGGCTGTCCATACTGATCGGGCTGGTGCTCGGCACGGCGGCGGCCGCGCTGGCGGGCAAGGCCGACTTCGGCGCCGTTGCCCACACGAAAGTTGTTGCGCTACCGCAGTTTCTGCCGTCCGGCGCACCGACCTTCGAGATCGGGGCGATCGTCTCGATGACGATCGTGATCCTGGTGATCATGACCGAGACCACCGCCGATATCCTCGCCATCGGCGAAATCGTCGGCACCACGGTCGATTCCGGGCGCGTCGCGGACGGTCTGCGCGCGGATATGGCGGCCACCGCGGTGGCGCCGCTGTTCGGGGCCTTCCCGTGCAGCGCCTTCGCGCAGAACGTCGGATTGGTCGCGCTGACCGGCATCAGGAGCCGGTTCGCGGTGGCCGCGGGCGGCGCGGTCCTCTTGCTGCTGGGTTTGGTGCCCGCGATCGGTGCGATAGTGGCCGGCATTCCGTATCCGGTGCTCGGCGGCGCGGGCATCGTATTGTTCGGATCGGTTGCGGCGAGCGGTATCCGGACGCTTGCACGGGTGCGGTTCCAGGACAACCTGAATATGGTGATCGTGGCCGTATCGCTGGCCGCGGGCCTGATTCCCATTGCCGCGCCGACCTTTTGGGATGCCTTTCCGCGATCGTTCGCGGTGGTGGCGCATTCCGGAATCAGCGTGACCGCGCTGGTCGCGATCGTGCTGAACCTGCTGTTCAACGAATTGACCATCGGAAATCGATCCGGCGCGTCGGTATTCACCGCCGCCGCGGACGAACGGGACGGTTTCGGCGACCGGATCGACGACGACATCCGGGACTGA
- a CDS encoding allophanate hydrolase-related protein: MPLIFLNGGAMRGGPLNHLLDGAPFAGTARTAPQYRFYSVGDRFPGLHPVSDGGAAIQGELFDVSLDVLRTRLLPAEPPELELGVIELDDERSVLSMVLRRPPVSYPQLIDITEIGSWQKYREGA; the protein is encoded by the coding sequence ATGCCCCTGATTTTCCTGAACGGCGGCGCCATGCGCGGCGGTCCGCTCAACCATCTGCTCGACGGCGCGCCGTTCGCGGGCACCGCACGGACCGCACCGCAATACCGGTTCTATTCGGTCGGTGACCGTTTTCCCGGGCTGCATCCGGTATCGGACGGCGGGGCCGCGATTCAGGGCGAGCTATTCGATGTTTCCCTCGACGTGCTGCGCACCCGGTTATTGCCCGCCGAACCGCCGGAATTGGAATTGGGCGTAATCGAGCTCGACGACGAGCGGTCGGTGCTTTCGATGGTGCTGCGCCGTCCGCCCGTTTCCTATCCGCAACTCATCGATATCACCGAAATCGGGAGTTGGCAGAAATACCGCGAAGGAGCATGA
- a CDS encoding hydroxypyruvate isomerase family protein, protein MPRFDVNCSILFTELPLLERPAAAKAAGFDAVEFWWPFGADPVPGDREIDAFVGALADAGVRLVGLNFIDLIPLGGRGLVSVPGEVTRFRDNIDVAVGIAERTGCKALNALYGNRIEGEDPAKQDELALENLRLAAQAAAGIDAVVLVEALNSIESPHYPIVDADHAVRVIEQTGEPNIRFLLDLYHLARMGADLNRVIRTHAAHLGHVQIADAPNRGRPGSGELDFAELFATLDEVGYGGWIGLEYKDPELDWTWIK, encoded by the coding sequence ATGCCACGGTTCGACGTGAACTGTTCGATACTCTTCACCGAACTGCCGCTGCTGGAACGCCCGGCCGCGGCCAAGGCCGCCGGATTCGACGCGGTCGAATTCTGGTGGCCGTTCGGGGCGGATCCGGTGCCGGGCGACCGGGAAATCGATGCGTTCGTCGGTGCGCTCGCCGACGCCGGGGTGCGACTCGTCGGCCTGAATTTCATCGATCTCATTCCGCTCGGCGGCCGCGGTCTGGTGTCGGTGCCGGGCGAGGTCACCCGCTTCCGCGACAATATCGACGTCGCCGTCGGCATCGCCGAGCGCACCGGCTGCAAGGCGCTGAACGCACTGTACGGCAACAGGATCGAGGGTGAGGATCCGGCGAAACAGGACGAGCTGGCGCTGGAGAACCTGCGCCTGGCCGCCCAGGCCGCCGCGGGCATCGATGCCGTCGTCCTGGTCGAGGCGCTGAATTCCATTGAGTCGCCGCACTATCCGATCGTCGACGCCGATCACGCCGTGCGCGTCATCGAGCAGACCGGTGAGCCGAATATCCGCTTCCTGCTCGATCTCTACCACCTGGCCCGGATGGGCGCCGATCTGAATCGGGTGATCCGAACGCACGCAGCGCATCTCGGCCACGTACAGATCGCCGATGCGCCGAACCGCGGCCGTCCCGGCAGCGGCGAACTCGACTTCGCCGAACTGTTCGCCACCCTCGACGAGGTGGGTTACGGCGGCTGGATCGGCCTGGAATACAAAGACCCTGAACTGGATTGGACTTGGATCAAGTGA
- a CDS encoding NAD(P)-dependent oxidoreductase: MKKIGFVGLGIMGSPMAGHLVAAGYEVTGYDVAPAGLEKLKAAGGATAGSVAEAVRDKDIVITMLPQDEHVEAVFTEVLRHAEKGALYIDFSTIAPKTAQWTATEGAAKGLRVLDAPVSGGEAGAVNAALSIMVGGSAEDFQTALPIFAAVGKTYELVGGNGSGQCVKAANQLVVGGTYALVAEAILLMENLGADAKKGLDVLAGGLAGSRILELKRESMLARNFVPGFRIDLHHKDMGIILAAARQAEVSIPMGALTAQLIQAARAMGYGNLDHSGLLLVAEALSGRGEGS, from the coding sequence GTGAAGAAGATTGGTTTTGTCGGGCTGGGGATCATGGGGAGCCCGATGGCTGGACACCTCGTCGCGGCCGGATACGAGGTCACCGGTTACGACGTCGCCCCGGCCGGGCTGGAGAAGTTGAAGGCGGCGGGCGGCGCGACGGCGGGCAGCGTCGCGGAGGCGGTGCGGGACAAGGACATCGTGATCACGATGCTCCCGCAGGACGAGCACGTGGAGGCCGTCTTCACCGAGGTGCTGCGGCACGCGGAGAAGGGTGCGCTGTACATCGACTTCTCCACGATCGCGCCGAAAACCGCGCAGTGGACCGCGACCGAGGGCGCCGCGAAGGGTCTGCGCGTGCTGGACGCGCCGGTGAGCGGCGGCGAGGCGGGCGCGGTGAACGCGGCCCTGTCGATCATGGTCGGCGGGTCGGCGGAGGACTTCCAGACGGCGCTGCCGATTTTCGCGGCCGTCGGGAAGACGTACGAACTGGTTGGCGGCAATGGTTCCGGGCAGTGCGTCAAGGCCGCCAACCAGCTCGTCGTCGGCGGTACGTACGCCCTTGTGGCAGAGGCGATCCTGCTCATGGAGAACCTGGGCGCGGATGCGAAGAAGGGCCTGGACGTGCTGGCCGGTGGTCTGGCGGGCAGCCGGATCCTGGAGCTGAAGCGGGAATCGATGCTCGCCCGCAATTTCGTACCCGGCTTCCGAATCGACCTGCACCACAAGGATATGGGCATCATCCTGGCCGCGGCGCGCCAGGCCGAGGTGTCGATCCCGATGGGCGCGCTCACCGCGCAACTGATCCAGGCGGCCCGCGCCATGGGTTATGGGAATCTCGATCATTCGGGTCTGCTTCTGGTGGCCGAAGCGCTGTCGGGTCGCGGCGAGGGGAGCTGA
- the gcl gene encoding glyoxylate carboligase — MARMRAVDAAVLILEKEGATQAFGLPGAAINPFYSALKAHGGIGHVLARHVEAASHMAEGYTRAAAGNIGVCVGTSGPAGTDMVTGLYSASADSIPILCITGQAPVAKLHKEDFQAVDIAAIAGPVTKWAVTVLEAAQVPGTFQKSFRLMREGRPGPVLIDLPIDVQLAEIEFDIDTYEPLPVQRPAATRAQAEKVLAMLNVAERPLIVAGGGIINADAAELLVEFAELTGIPVVPTLMGWGAIPDDHPLHAGMVGLQTSHRYGNASLLASDVVVGIGNRWANRHTGGLDTYTRGRTFVHIDIESTQIGRVLAPDYSIVSDAAAALRVLIDVAKQHAAQGKLADHSSWATQVLARKQTGLRKTHFTQVPIKPQRVYEEMNRAFGRDVRYVSTIGLSQIQAAQLLHVYRPRHWINAGQAGPLGWTLPAALGVATADPDATVVALSGDYDFQFLIEELAVGAQFNIPYIHVVVNNSYLGLIRQAQRQFDMDYYVQLDFDNINSPELGGYGVDHLKVAEGLGCKALRVFEPDQLAQAFEDAKKLLTQYRVPVVVEVILERITNVSMGLEIDNINEFEELAETPADAPTATFEPEPA, encoded by the coding sequence ATGGCTCGTATGCGTGCGGTTGATGCGGCTGTGTTGATTCTGGAAAAGGAAGGAGCGACACAGGCTTTCGGGTTGCCGGGGGCGGCGATCAACCCGTTCTACAGTGCGTTGAAAGCCCACGGTGGGATCGGGCATGTGTTGGCGCGGCATGTGGAGGCGGCCTCGCATATGGCCGAGGGCTACACCCGCGCGGCGGCGGGGAATATCGGGGTCTGTGTCGGGACCTCCGGTCCGGCGGGGACCGATATGGTCACCGGGTTGTATTCCGCGAGTGCGGATTCGATTCCGATCCTATGCATCACCGGGCAAGCGCCGGTCGCCAAACTGCACAAAGAAGACTTCCAGGCGGTCGATATCGCCGCGATCGCGGGACCGGTGACCAAGTGGGCGGTCACCGTGTTGGAGGCCGCCCAAGTGCCCGGCACCTTCCAAAAGTCGTTCCGGCTGATGCGCGAAGGCCGTCCCGGCCCGGTATTGATCGACCTGCCGATCGATGTGCAACTAGCCGAGATCGAATTCGATATCGACACCTACGAGCCGCTGCCGGTGCAGCGTCCGGCCGCGACCCGCGCGCAAGCGGAGAAGGTGCTGGCCATGCTCAATGTGGCCGAGCGGCCGTTGATCGTGGCTGGGGGCGGGATCATCAATGCCGACGCGGCCGAATTGTTGGTGGAATTCGCTGAGCTGACCGGGATTCCGGTCGTGCCCACCCTGATGGGATGGGGTGCCATCCCCGATGACCACCCGTTGCACGCGGGGATGGTGGGGTTGCAAACCTCGCACCGGTATGGCAACGCGTCGCTGTTGGCCAGTGATGTGGTGGTCGGGATCGGGAACCGGTGGGCCAACCGCCACACCGGCGGCCTCGACACCTACACGCGGGGGCGAACGTTCGTGCACATCGATATCGAATCCACCCAGATCGGGCGGGTCCTGGCCCCGGATTACAGCATCGTCTCCGACGCCGCCGCAGCCTTACGCGTGTTGATCGATGTCGCGAAACAACACGCCGCACAAGGCAAACTCGCCGATCACAGTTCGTGGGCAACCCAGGTGCTCGCGCGTAAGCAGACGGGTTTGCGGAAAACGCATTTCACGCAGGTGCCGATCAAACCGCAACGGGTGTATGAGGAGATGAACCGGGCGTTCGGCCGCGATGTCCGCTACGTGTCCACCATCGGGCTGTCCCAAATCCAAGCCGCCCAACTCTTGCACGTCTACCGGCCGCGGCATTGGATCAACGCCGGACAAGCCGGGCCACTGGGCTGGACCTTGCCCGCCGCGTTGGGTGTGGCGACCGCCGACCCCGACGCGACGGTGGTCGCGCTCTCGGGTGACTATGATTTCCAGTTCCTGATCGAGGAGTTGGCTGTCGGCGCGCAGTTCAACATCCCGTATATCCATGTGGTGGTGAACAACTCGTATCTGGGGTTGATCCGGCAAGCCCAACGCCAGTTCGACATGGACTATTACGTCCAACTCGACTTCGACAACATCAACAGCCCCGAACTCGGCGGCTACGGCGTGGACCACCTCAAAGTCGCCGAAGGCCTGGGCTGCAAAGCACTCCGCGTCTTCGAACCCGACCAGCTGGCCCAAGCCTTCGAAGACGCCAAAAAACTCCTCACCCAATACCGCGTCCCGGTCGTGGTCGAAGTCATCCTCGAACGCATCACCAACGTCTCCATGGGCCTGGAGATCGACAACATCAACGAATTCGAAGAACTCGCCGAAACCCCAGCCGACGCACCCACCGCGACCTTCGAACCGGAACCGGCATGA